In Candidatus Sulfotelmatobacter sp., a single genomic region encodes these proteins:
- a CDS encoding FAD-linked oxidase C-terminal domain-containing protein — translation CNTVSATIAAGIVPAAMEIMDRNVNELVEAWLHLGLPLDAAAVLLIEVDGPAESLPAQVERIVAIAREHGTRSTRVAKDDAERAALWKGRKSAFGAFGRSGNGFYIMDGVVPRTRLAEALATVYRLCEERGLETGNVFHAGDGNLHPHIAFHFGDPKSQQAALEVSQEILRMCIRFGGTISGEHGVGIEKKPMMRELFAPEDLVLMNRVRTSLNPEGRLNPCKVLPGGAGCGEAAAHAHEGAAPAVMRGAPAGADVEGPWI, via the coding sequence TGCAACACGGTCTCGGCCACGATCGCGGCGGGCATCGTGCCGGCGGCGATGGAAATCATGGATCGCAACGTCAACGAGCTGGTCGAGGCCTGGCTCCACCTCGGGCTGCCGCTCGACGCCGCCGCCGTTCTGCTGATCGAGGTGGACGGCCCGGCCGAGAGTCTGCCGGCGCAGGTCGAGCGCATCGTTGCGATTGCGCGCGAGCACGGCACGCGCTCGACGCGCGTGGCGAAGGACGATGCCGAGCGCGCCGCGCTGTGGAAGGGCCGCAAGTCGGCGTTCGGCGCATTCGGCCGCAGCGGCAACGGCTTCTACATCATGGATGGCGTGGTGCCGCGCACGCGGCTCGCCGAGGCGCTGGCCACGGTCTATCGGCTGTGCGAGGAGCGCGGACTCGAGACCGGCAACGTGTTCCACGCCGGCGACGGAAATCTCCATCCCCACATCGCGTTTCACTTCGGCGACCCGAAATCGCAGCAGGCGGCGCTCGAGGTGTCGCAGGAGATCCTGCGCATGTGCATCCGCTTCGGGGGAACCATCTCGGGCGAGCACGGCGTCGGCATCGAGAAGAAGCCGATGATGCGCGAGCTGTTCGCGCCCGAGGATCTCGTGCTCATGAACCGCGTGCGCACCTCGCTCAATCCCGAAGGCCGCCTGAATCCCTGCAAGGTGCTGCCGGGCGGCGCGGGGTGCGGCGAGGCCGCCGCGCACGCCCATGAGGGCGCGGCTCCGGCGGTGATGCGCGGCGCGCCGGCCGGCGCCGACGTCGAGGGGCCGTGGATATGA
- a CDS encoding FAD-binding oxidoreductase, translating into MSDTLSAALGLDASRALDPARFAISGLVPRFALRPATRDEAAEALRVASRDGLSVVPWGGGVALPGEAAPERYDLALDIGALDRLVEYQPDDLTLTAECGITIATLRAELARHGQELPLEAAHARRATLGGALAANACGPRRRRFGAARDRVLGARYLLGDGSSARSGGKVVKNVAGYGLHRLLCGSRGGLAVILEASLKLQPAPATRVALVFALDRATLVDRARWSEFPRLEPSALTVPSGERAAAAGVAGRGGECVAIVALEDDAAWVAEQEIATTRALGEPAVRIEGAEVGALLDRLADLEETPGARLSFTTADTSPAALGAVLDAAAGGPFVFHASAGRLQLWPVEGHGPAIAASLADSGFTLIDHRGSSAIEPAIPPQAAVASMRAGLRDAFDPGRRFAFGERWIDPGR; encoded by the coding sequence ATGAGTGACACCCTGTCGGCGGCTCTCGGCCTCGACGCGAGCCGCGCGTTGGATCCCGCGCGTTTCGCGATCTCCGGCCTCGTGCCGCGATTCGCGCTCCGGCCGGCGACGCGCGACGAGGCGGCGGAAGCGCTGCGCGTCGCGTCGCGCGACGGCCTGAGCGTGGTTCCGTGGGGCGGCGGTGTGGCCTTGCCCGGCGAGGCGGCGCCGGAACGTTACGACCTGGCGCTCGATATTGGCGCGCTCGATCGGCTGGTCGAGTACCAGCCCGACGATCTCACGCTCACCGCCGAATGCGGCATCACCATCGCCACGCTGCGCGCGGAGCTCGCGCGCCACGGCCAGGAGCTCCCGCTCGAAGCGGCGCACGCCCGCCGCGCCACACTCGGCGGTGCGCTCGCGGCCAACGCCTGTGGGCCGCGCCGCCGCCGCTTCGGTGCCGCGCGTGATCGCGTCCTCGGCGCGCGCTATCTGCTCGGCGACGGGTCGAGTGCGCGCAGCGGTGGGAAAGTGGTGAAGAACGTCGCCGGCTACGGGCTTCATCGCCTGCTGTGCGGCTCGCGTGGCGGGCTGGCGGTGATCCTGGAAGCCAGCCTCAAGCTGCAGCCGGCGCCGGCGACGCGCGTGGCGCTGGTCTTCGCCCTCGATCGCGCCACGCTCGTAGACCGGGCGCGATGGAGCGAGTTCCCCCGCCTGGAACCCTCGGCGCTCACCGTGCCGAGCGGCGAGCGCGCGGCAGCCGCCGGCGTCGCGGGCCGGGGCGGCGAGTGCGTGGCGATCGTGGCGCTGGAGGACGACGCCGCGTGGGTCGCCGAGCAGGAGATCGCCACCACCCGCGCGCTTGGAGAGCCCGCCGTGCGAATCGAAGGCGCGGAAGTCGGGGCGCTGCTCGATCGGCTCGCGGATCTCGAAGAAACGCCCGGGGCGCGGCTCAGCTTCACCACCGCCGACACGTCGCCGGCGGCGCTCGGCGCGGTGCTCGATGCGGCGGCCGGCGGACCCTTCGTGTTTCATGCGTCGGCCGGCCGGCTTCAGCTTTGGCCGGTCGAGGGCCACGGACCCGCGATCGCGGCGTCGCTCGCCGATTCCGGTTTCACGCTGATCGATCATCGCGGCTCGAGCGCGATCGAACCGGCGATTCCGCCGCAGGCGGCCGTCGCCTCGATGCGCGCCGGGCTTCGCGACGCGTTCGACCCCGGCCGGCGCTTCGCGTTCGGGGAACGGTGGATCGACCCGGGTCGTTGA
- a CDS encoding CHAT domain-containing tetratricopeptide repeat protein, producing the protein MIALVALSALALATPGHASTSSALPLSDNYPIFRREDSLVVAGRWSESQALLDSLLRAARASGNRRLELQTLVQRGGRLAFSGETEAGEQDLRAALKLAPQLRDTTLWCAALRALTLAYQNTGRLKESAPLALENQRLARAQGNVASVARADWLAAYQHLCEGQYTRAVPQYRSAISELSRAGLNAEALEAHVGLARAYDALGETNLARNEYQRVIAESAGLSRWLSAANAWNNLGNIEKADGDPTTALADWNRALPLYEQVRKSDFARSTRLNVAQALVDLGRYDEAAAAAESVLSESKALGDLDHEIRAWITRAEIRARQARYDESLADADSALSRSQALTPESRAAAELAQIEALRGLGRIAAARAQAAGIADRAGGALSALQRRDLRRDRIELELLSGHPEEGLRLLEAASADSTADAWRDQLYRSRCHAALGQHELAFRELEEAASGWERWRGTPGDPEWRESRGPDAAMLYQEFQVLIAGESGGPEREKEERRAFDAIQRFKARTLEERMGGRLASTQSRVAATLAWLQSGGLREGELFLDFYTGPDSAFACAASPRAFRWVSLGNSRELRTRIARSGSLFAARGSDAPAVSACDAAAASLGLGLLAGYADLVHAARRVIIAPDAELAGVPFGALRLEGRVVLADREVVTVPSATILRNLLPGEGANASGELLALAGGAHGADRLTGAEQEVRWLERNIEHVRVLENPAVLDRDALLGRLAGCDAVHVAAHTEVNIDAPWRSGIQLTSSAAPRELEFLRASTIASLRLRARLAVLSGCQSYGSRELFGEGVLGLSTAFLGAGVPSVVCTLWPVDDRATATFMEDFYSKLLHGETPAAALRSAQLETMARPETRHPRYWAGFVLVGKPESRLALRRRA; encoded by the coding sequence TTGATCGCGCTCGTGGCACTGTCGGCGCTCGCGCTCGCGACGCCCGGCCATGCGTCCACCAGCAGCGCGCTGCCGCTCTCCGACAACTACCCGATTTTCCGGCGCGAAGATTCGCTGGTCGTCGCCGGACGTTGGAGCGAGTCGCAAGCGCTCCTCGATTCGCTCTTGCGCGCGGCGCGCGCCAGCGGCAATCGGCGGCTCGAGCTCCAGACGCTGGTGCAGCGTGGCGGGCGGCTCGCATTTAGCGGCGAGACCGAAGCCGGCGAACAGGATCTTCGCGCGGCGCTCAAGCTCGCCCCTCAGTTGCGCGACACGACGCTGTGGTGCGCGGCGCTCCGTGCGCTGACCCTCGCCTATCAGAACACCGGGCGTCTCAAGGAGTCGGCACCGCTCGCGCTCGAGAATCAGCGACTCGCGCGCGCCCAGGGGAACGTCGCGTCGGTGGCGCGAGCCGACTGGCTGGCCGCGTACCAGCACCTCTGCGAGGGGCAGTACACGCGCGCCGTGCCGCAATATCGCAGTGCGATCTCGGAGCTGTCGCGAGCTGGCCTGAACGCCGAGGCGCTCGAGGCCCACGTGGGGCTGGCCCGCGCCTACGATGCGCTCGGCGAAACCAATCTTGCGCGCAACGAGTATCAGCGCGTGATCGCCGAGAGCGCCGGCCTCTCGCGATGGCTGTCGGCCGCCAATGCCTGGAACAATCTCGGCAACATCGAGAAGGCCGACGGCGACCCCACCACCGCCCTGGCCGATTGGAACCGCGCGCTGCCCCTCTATGAGCAGGTCCGGAAGTCGGACTTCGCGAGGTCGACGCGACTGAACGTGGCGCAGGCGCTGGTGGATCTCGGCCGATACGACGAAGCGGCCGCCGCGGCCGAGAGCGTGTTGAGCGAATCGAAGGCGCTCGGCGATCTCGATCATGAGATTCGCGCCTGGATCACGCGAGCGGAGATCCGGGCCCGGCAGGCCCGCTACGACGAGAGCCTGGCGGATGCCGACTCGGCTCTGAGTCGTAGCCAGGCGCTGACTCCGGAATCACGCGCCGCCGCCGAGCTGGCACAGATCGAGGCGTTGCGTGGTCTGGGGCGCATCGCCGCTGCGCGCGCGCAGGCCGCCGGCATCGCCGATCGCGCGGGCGGCGCGCTCTCGGCACTGCAGCGGCGAGACCTCCGCCGCGACCGGATCGAGCTCGAGCTGCTCAGCGGACATCCCGAGGAGGGCCTGCGATTGCTCGAAGCCGCGAGCGCCGATTCCACCGCCGACGCCTGGCGCGACCAGCTCTACCGTTCCCGCTGCCACGCCGCGCTGGGCCAGCACGAGCTCGCGTTTCGAGAGCTGGAAGAGGCCGCCTCGGGCTGGGAACGCTGGCGTGGCACGCCCGGCGATCCGGAGTGGCGCGAATCGCGCGGGCCCGATGCCGCGATGCTCTACCAGGAGTTCCAGGTGCTGATCGCCGGCGAGTCCGGCGGGCCGGAGCGCGAGAAGGAGGAGCGGCGCGCATTCGATGCCATTCAGAGATTCAAGGCGCGCACGCTCGAGGAGCGCATGGGAGGAAGGCTGGCCTCGACGCAGTCCCGCGTGGCGGCGACTCTCGCATGGCTGCAGAGCGGCGGCCTTCGCGAAGGCGAGCTGTTTCTCGATTTCTATACCGGTCCCGACTCGGCGTTCGCCTGCGCGGCCTCGCCACGGGCGTTCCGGTGGGTCTCGCTGGGCAACTCGCGCGAGCTGCGCACCAGGATCGCGCGAAGCGGCAGTCTGTTCGCGGCGCGCGGCAGCGACGCTCCGGCGGTCTCCGCCTGCGACGCGGCGGCCGCATCGCTGGGGCTCGGATTGCTCGCCGGGTATGCGGATCTCGTCCATGCCGCCCGTCGCGTGATCATCGCGCCCGACGCCGAGCTGGCGGGCGTTCCCTTTGGCGCGCTGCGGCTCGAGGGCCGCGTCGTGCTGGCGGATCGCGAAGTGGTGACGGTTCCTTCGGCAACCATTCTGCGCAACCTCCTCCCCGGTGAGGGAGCGAATGCTTCCGGCGAGCTGCTGGCGCTGGCGGGTGGCGCGCACGGCGCGGATCGCCTGACGGGCGCCGAACAGGAGGTGCGCTGGCTCGAACGCAACATCGAGCACGTCCGAGTGCTCGAGAATCCGGCCGTTCTCGATCGCGACGCGCTGCTGGGCCGGCTCGCCGGGTGCGACGCGGTGCATGTCGCGGCTCACACCGAGGTCAACATCGACGCCCCGTGGCGCTCGGGCATCCAGCTCACTTCTTCCGCCGCGCCTCGAGAGCTGGAGTTCCTCCGTGCCTCCACCATCGCCAGTCTCAGGCTGCGCGCCCGGCTCGCGGTGCTCTCCGGCTGCCAGTCCTATGGCAGCCGCGAACTGTTCGGCGAGGGCGTGCTGGGGCTTTCCACCGCGTTCCTCGGCGCGGGAGTGCCCTCGGTCGTGTGTACTCTGTGGCCGGTGGACGACCGTGCGACCGCGACCTTCATGGAGGATTTTTATTCGAAGCTGCTTCATGGCGAGACGCCGGCCGCCGCGCTGCGCTCCGCGCAGCTCGAGACCATGGCCCGACCCGAGACCCGCCATCCGCGCTACTGGGCGGGGTTCGTGCTGGTGGGCAAACCCGAATCCCGACTGGCGTTGCGCCGCCGTGCCTGA
- a CDS encoding sigma-70 family RNA polymerase sigma factor, which translates to MSDTHRNAPDEELLRRVREDPDGAAGRAAIEALLGRYMERIYLYCFRMVRDRDRALDLAQEAMIDALRGLPGFEGRARFASWLFAIVRNRCRTALRPRSLTRDDEVETDELSDGGANPEALWIEREGEARLERLVMEHLEPLEQNAIWLRCVEGMPVDEITRVLGVESASGARGLLQTARRKLRAALSREEQTGKGEPDGTR; encoded by the coding sequence GTGAGCGACACGCATCGCAACGCCCCGGACGAAGAGCTGCTGCGTCGCGTGCGCGAGGATCCCGACGGAGCCGCTGGGCGCGCCGCCATCGAGGCGCTGCTCGGCCGGTACATGGAGCGAATCTATCTCTACTGCTTCCGGATGGTGCGCGACCGCGATCGCGCGCTCGATCTGGCGCAGGAAGCGATGATCGATGCGCTGCGGGGGCTGCCGGGGTTCGAGGGGCGCGCGCGATTCGCGTCGTGGCTGTTCGCGATCGTGCGCAACCGCTGCCGGACCGCGCTGCGCCCGCGCAGCCTGACGCGTGACGACGAGGTGGAAACCGATGAGCTGAGCGACGGCGGCGCCAACCCCGAGGCGCTGTGGATCGAGCGCGAAGGCGAAGCGAGGCTGGAGCGACTGGTGATGGAACACCTCGAACCACTTGAACAAAACGCGATCTGGCTGCGCTGCGTCGAGGGGATGCCGGTGGACGAGATCACGCGAGTACTGGGAGTCGAATCCGCGTCGGGCGCGCGTGGATTGCTGCAAACGGCTCGCCGCAAACTGCGCGCGGCGCTGAGTCGCGAGGAGCAGACTGGCAAGGGAGAGCCCGATGGAACGCGATAG
- a CDS encoding FG-GAP-like repeat-containing protein: MKLRPQFHGSILIALLLYLPGSAQIAAAFTLSTRIDYTTAAGTYNVSVADLNSDGRPDVIAPCFSANVVSVLLGTGGGHLSFHVDWPTGNGPTNVAVGDLNGDGRPDLVVTNQTAGTISILLGDGIGGFGVKTDVATGPLPNCAVIADFNEDGRPDVAVSTQSGSGVTVLLGDGAGGLGSRRDFTSGSTSTSLAAADFDGDGHVDLAVANHGSNSITILHGDGSGGFGTPATVAVTSPTGVATTDFNQDGTPDLVATSNVTDSVTVWLGPIGVGARTAYAIGTNIISVATGCTHSIGGSPDIVIADTGANSIAVLTGDGDGGFSLPALTSAGIGPDGVAVVDMNGDGLLDVVTANNSGSSVSVLLNDNGFPFTPKTDAVVGSFPGQVVLADLNHDGRLDAVVANTASMSVSTLLGDGAGGFGPKTDFSLTGGSFGVAVADFNLDGNPDIAIAGGGFNTLSVLMGNGVGNFAAHVDYTTGLFPAGIVAVDLNHDGRPDLVTVNSTGNSVSILLNNGSGTFGAKTDVTAGSSPNAIAAGDLNGDGNPDIVVTNGATNTVSIFLGNGTGGLNPQVTVATGTTPHGLAIGDVNGDGKADLVVTNSAGPSVSVLIGNGTGTSFIRSDYGTGTNPQGVAIRDIDGDGLPDLVVCEQGSNALSILSGRGSGVFAPRVIGFQGVDPYSVAIADLNGDGKPDLVFSENNFAKIGTDLALESTQTALSVTPNPAVRPGPLVLSATVTTTAPGAGPLTGPVFFYDGATPLGYTNLAGGVAAISITTTRLGVRSLWALYRPISRFVASVSPIVSQRVVTSAAGHIVSTKDVTADEGGRVHLAFARSPFDFYSSPTPIARYDVFRRQLVIGASLARAPRATLVPNQTELAGWDFVASVPANIETEYDLVAPTVIDSNTTGAHFSVFLVRASTATPGVYYDSAPDSGYSVDNLPPAPPAPFLGAYSGGATHLHWGANTEADFWYYKLYRGASSGFVPGPGNFVASLPDTGYQDVGPAGSWYKLAAVDVNGNVSPFSLVGPNGITAVGDPGPAEFALAPPSPNPARGPGLVVRFSLPASRPGRIELLDVSGRRITNRDVGGFGPGEHSIDLADGRMLPPGVYLVRLTCGAESRMVRAAVLE; this comes from the coding sequence ATGAAGCTCCGCCCACAGTTTCACGGTTCCATCCTCATTGCACTGCTCTTGTATTTGCCCGGCTCCGCCCAAATCGCCGCCGCGTTCACCCTGAGCACCCGAATCGACTACACGACTGCTGCCGGCACTTACAACGTCTCGGTCGCCGATCTCAACAGCGACGGGCGGCCCGATGTGATCGCTCCCTGTTTCTCGGCGAACGTCGTCTCGGTGCTGCTGGGCACCGGCGGCGGTCATCTCTCGTTCCATGTCGATTGGCCGACCGGAAACGGTCCCACCAACGTGGCGGTGGGCGACCTGAATGGTGACGGGCGGCCCGATCTGGTGGTCACGAATCAAACCGCGGGCACGATTTCGATCCTGCTCGGCGATGGCATTGGTGGCTTCGGTGTGAAGACCGACGTCGCGACGGGGCCGCTGCCGAATTGCGCCGTGATCGCCGACTTCAACGAAGACGGCCGGCCGGACGTCGCGGTCAGCACGCAGAGCGGCTCGGGCGTCACGGTCCTCCTCGGCGACGGAGCCGGGGGTCTCGGTTCGCGCAGGGATTTCACCAGCGGCAGCACTTCCACGTCGCTGGCTGCGGCAGATTTCGACGGCGACGGTCACGTGGATCTCGCGGTCGCGAATCACGGCTCCAACAGCATTACGATCCTGCACGGCGACGGCTCCGGCGGATTCGGCACGCCGGCGACCGTCGCGGTGACCAGTCCGACCGGCGTCGCCACCACCGATTTCAACCAGGACGGCACTCCCGACCTGGTCGCGACCAGCAATGTCACCGACTCGGTCACGGTCTGGCTGGGCCCGATCGGAGTCGGCGCGCGGACCGCGTACGCCATCGGCACCAACATCATCTCGGTGGCCACGGGGTGCACGCACAGCATCGGCGGCTCTCCCGACATCGTGATCGCCGACACCGGCGCCAACAGCATCGCGGTGCTGACTGGTGACGGAGACGGCGGCTTCTCGCTCCCGGCGCTCACCAGCGCCGGAATCGGCCCGGATGGCGTCGCGGTGGTGGACATGAACGGTGACGGCCTGCTGGACGTCGTCACCGCCAACAACTCGGGGTCCTCGGTGTCGGTGCTGCTCAACGACAATGGATTCCCGTTCACTCCGAAGACCGATGCCGTGGTGGGAAGTTTTCCCGGGCAGGTCGTGCTCGCCGATCTGAATCACGACGGCAGGCTCGACGCCGTCGTCGCCAATACCGCCAGCATGTCGGTCTCGACCCTGCTGGGTGACGGCGCAGGTGGCTTCGGGCCCAAGACCGACTTCAGTCTCACCGGTGGCTCGTTCGGAGTCGCGGTGGCCGACTTCAATCTCGACGGCAATCCCGACATCGCAATCGCCGGCGGCGGGTTCAACACGCTGTCGGTGCTGATGGGAAACGGCGTCGGCAACTTCGCGGCGCACGTCGATTACACGACGGGTCTGTTCCCGGCGGGGATCGTGGCGGTCGATCTCAACCATGACGGCCGGCCGGATCTGGTGACGGTCAATTCCACCGGCAACAGCGTCTCGATCCTGCTCAACAACGGCAGCGGCACGTTCGGCGCGAAGACCGACGTCACGGCCGGATCCTCTCCCAACGCGATCGCCGCCGGCGATCTCAACGGTGACGGGAATCCGGACATCGTGGTCACCAACGGCGCGACGAACACGGTTTCCATCTTCCTCGGCAACGGCACCGGTGGACTCAATCCGCAGGTGACGGTGGCCACCGGCACAACGCCTCATGGCCTCGCGATTGGCGACGTCAATGGCGACGGCAAGGCCGACCTGGTGGTCACCAACAGCGCGGGCCCGAGTGTCTCGGTCCTGATCGGAAATGGAACCGGCACGTCGTTCATCAGGAGCGACTACGGCACCGGAACCAATCCGCAGGGGGTGGCGATCCGCGACATCGACGGTGACGGGCTGCCGGACCTGGTGGTCTGCGAGCAGGGAAGCAATGCGCTTTCGATCTTGTCCGGCCGAGGCAGCGGCGTATTCGCCCCGCGCGTCATCGGATTCCAGGGGGTCGATCCCTACTCGGTCGCGATCGCCGATCTGAACGGCGACGGCAAGCCCGATCTGGTGTTCTCCGAGAACAATTTTGCGAAGATCGGAACCGACCTCGCGCTCGAGAGCACGCAGACCGCGCTGAGCGTGACGCCCAACCCCGCGGTGCGCCCGGGGCCGCTCGTGCTGTCCGCCACGGTCACGACCACCGCGCCGGGGGCGGGACCGCTCACCGGGCCGGTCTTCTTCTACGACGGCGCCACGCCGCTCGGGTACACGAATCTGGCGGGTGGCGTCGCGGCGATCTCGATTACCACGACTCGGCTGGGGGTTCGGTCGCTGTGGGCGCTCTATCGGCCGATCTCGCGGTTCGTCGCCAGCGTTTCGCCGATTGTCAGCCAGCGAGTCGTCACGTCCGCGGCCGGTCACATCGTCTCGACGAAGGACGTAACGGCCGATGAGGGAGGTCGCGTCCACCTGGCCTTCGCGCGGAGCCCGTTCGACTTCTACAGCTCACCGACGCCGATCGCGCGCTACGACGTGTTCCGGCGCCAGCTCGTGATCGGCGCATCGCTGGCGCGTGCTCCTCGAGCCACGCTCGTGCCCAATCAAACCGAGCTGGCCGGCTGGGATTTCGTCGCCAGCGTCCCGGCCAACATTGAAACCGAATACGACCTGGTGGCGCCGACGGTCATCGATTCGAACACCACCGGCGCTCACTTCAGCGTCTTCCTGGTGCGAGCGTCCACCGCGACGCCCGGCGTCTACTACGACTCGGCGCCGGACTCGGGTTACTCGGTGGACAATCTGCCGCCCGCGCCACCGGCACCATTCCTCGGCGCCTATTCGGGAGGTGCCACGCATCTTCACTGGGGCGCCAACACCGAAGCGGACTTCTGGTATTACAAGCTCTATCGCGGTGCTTCGAGCGGCTTCGTTCCCGGTCCCGGCAACTTCGTCGCCTCGCTCCCTGACACCGGATATCAGGATGTCGGCCCGGCGGGCTCCTGGTACAAGCTCGCCGCGGTGGACGTGAACGGCAACGTGAGCCCGTTCTCGCTCGTCGGCCCCAATGGAATCACCGCGGTGGGCGACCCCGGTCCGGCCGAGTTCGCGCTTGCTCCGCCGAGCCCGAATCCCGCGCGCGGGCCGGGGCTGGTGGTGCGCTTCTCGCTGCCGGCTTCGCGACCGGGCCGGATCGAGCTGCTCGATGTGAGCGGGCGGCGCATCACGAATCGCGACGTCGGCGGATTCGGCCCCGGAGAGCATTCCATCGATCTTGCAGATGGCCGGATGCTTCCGCCCGGCGTCTATCTGGTGCGGCTCACCTGCGGGGCCGAATCGCGGATGGTGAGGGCCGCAGTGCTCGAGTAG
- a CDS encoding rhodanese-like domain-containing protein produces MRRSITAGNATLALAIAFSASISRADQAPPANAAPAPPQSAIVKPAPMVVTPILPPANPSIDMNGFLKVSQEAAALRLRHRVSEDDFIRMSRMPGTLILDARSHDKYDLLHVKGAVNLSFPDIAVASLARTIPDKSTRILIYCNNNFLNAPNAFPSKLATASLNLSTFIALYNYGYRNVYELGPTLDVHQTRIQFEPPIAPR; encoded by the coding sequence ATGAGAAGATCGATCACTGCGGGCAACGCGACTCTGGCGCTGGCGATCGCGTTCAGCGCCTCGATCTCGCGCGCCGACCAGGCGCCGCCCGCGAACGCGGCCCCCGCTCCGCCTCAGTCGGCGATCGTGAAGCCCGCTCCGATGGTGGTGACGCCGATCCTGCCTCCAGCGAATCCATCGATCGACATGAACGGCTTCCTGAAGGTCTCTCAGGAGGCCGCCGCGCTACGCCTGAGGCACCGCGTCAGCGAGGACGATTTCATCCGCATGAGCCGCATGCCCGGCACGTTGATCCTCGACGCACGCAGCCACGACAAGTATGACCTGCTGCACGTGAAGGGCGCCGTCAATCTCAGCTTCCCCGACATCGCGGTCGCCAGCCTCGCGCGGACGATTCCAGACAAGAGCACGCGCATCCTGATCTACTGCAACAACAATTTCCTCAACGCTCCGAACGCGTTCCCTTCCAAGCTCGCGACCGCGTCGCTCAATCTCTCCACGTTCATCGCGCTCTACAACTACGGCTACCGGAACGTGTACGAGCTGGGCCCGACGCTCGACGTTCACCAGACCAGAATCCAGTTCGAGCCGCCGATCGCGCCGCGGTGA
- a CDS encoding DUF4301 family protein — MPGHFTPSDAQQLASHGISVEEAERQLALLAHPPAPVVLDRPCTIGDGIVRVGAEEGRELLRLHADAADRGRVGMFVPASGAASRMFRDLMICRAEPELMTPQGLDAAARAGRAEARAMREFLAGIDRFAFFAGLKAEAERNGARLRDLVRSGPYETILEALLDEETLDAARTPKGLLPFHAYPEGPRAAFEEHLIEATQVVADGEGVCRLHFTVSPEHRRRFEARIADVGPQLEERLDVRLDVELSEQRPATDTIAAALDGEAFRHADGSLLLRPSGHGALIENLADLPGDLVMVRNIDNVAHDRFKPPTFSWSRIVIGMVAGLERRAVELLRRLESGADATATEEAAHFLRETFHRVPPPDAAGNGAAANSALAAWAHSQLARPIRVCGMVPNTGEPGGGPMWVRGTDGEVTPQIVELSQVNNADPAQKKVVASATHFNPVFMALALRDARDRVYPLAQFVDRQAVMIARKSDGGRELKTLERPGLWNGAMAGWNSRFVEVPLTVFNPVKTVNDLLRQEHQPG, encoded by the coding sequence ATGCCCGGACATTTCACTCCATCCGACGCCCAGCAGCTCGCCTCGCACGGCATCTCCGTGGAAGAGGCCGAGCGACAGCTTGCCTTGCTCGCCCATCCACCCGCCCCGGTCGTGCTCGATCGGCCGTGCACCATCGGCGACGGTATCGTGCGCGTTGGCGCCGAGGAAGGTCGCGAGCTGCTGCGGCTTCACGCCGACGCCGCCGATCGCGGGCGGGTCGGCATGTTCGTCCCAGCTTCGGGCGCCGCGAGCCGCATGTTCCGCGATCTCATGATCTGCCGCGCCGAACCGGAGCTGATGACGCCCCAAGGCCTCGATGCCGCGGCGCGCGCCGGGCGAGCCGAAGCGAGGGCGATGCGGGAATTCCTCGCCGGCATCGATCGCTTCGCCTTCTTCGCGGGGCTCAAGGCCGAGGCGGAACGCAACGGAGCTCGGCTTCGCGATCTGGTGCGGAGCGGTCCGTACGAGACGATTCTCGAAGCGCTGCTCGACGAGGAGACGCTCGATGCCGCGCGGACGCCCAAGGGCCTGCTTCCGTTCCACGCCTATCCGGAGGGGCCCCGTGCCGCGTTCGAAGAACACCTGATCGAGGCGACCCAGGTGGTCGCGGATGGCGAAGGTGTGTGCCGGCTGCACTTCACCGTGTCGCCCGAGCACCGGCGGCGCTTCGAGGCGCGAATCGCCGACGTCGGGCCGCAGCTCGAGGAGCGGCTCGACGTGCGGCTCGACGTGGAGCTCTCCGAGCAGCGACCGGCCACCGACACGATCGCAGCGGCGCTCGACGGCGAGGCGTTCCGCCATGCCGACGGCTCGCTGCTGCTGCGGCCATCCGGACATGGCGCGCTGATCGAGAACCTCGCCGACCTCCCCGGTGATCTGGTGATGGTGCGCAACATCGACAATGTGGCGCACGACCGGTTCAAGCCGCCCACGTTCTCCTGGTCGCGGATCGTGATCGGCATGGTGGCAGGGCTCGAGCGGCGCGCGGTGGAGTTGCTCCGGCGCCTCGAGAGCGGCGCCGACGCGACGGCAACCGAGGAGGCGGCGCATTTCCTGCGCGAGACGTTCCATCGAGTTCCGCCCCCGGACGCCGCGGGCAATGGCGCGGCCGCGAATTCGGCGCTGGCGGCGTGGGCCCACTCGCAGCTCGCGCGCCCGATCCGGGTGTGCGGCATGGTGCCCAACACCGGCGAGCCGGGCGGCGGGCCGATGTGGGTGCGCGGAACCGACGGCGAGGTCACGCCGCAGATCGTCGAGCTGTCGCAGGTGAACAACGCCGATCCCGCGCAGAAGAAAGTGGTGGCGTCAGCCACCCACTTCAATCCGGTGTTCATGGCGCTGGCGCTCCGCGACGCTCGGGACCGGGTCTATCCGCTCGCGCAATTCGTGGATCGTCAGGCGGTGATGATCGCGAGGAAGAGCGACGGCGGCCGCGAGCTCAAGACTCTCGAGCGGCCGGGCCTGTGGAATGGCGCGATGGCGGGCTGGAACAGCCGGTTCGTCGAAGTGCCGCTCACCGTCTTCAATCCCGTGAAGACGGTGAACGATCTGCTGCGCCAGGAGCACCAGCCCGGCTGA